A genomic stretch from Deltaproteobacteria bacterium includes:
- a CDS encoding class II aldolase/adducin family protein, which produces MSSGSKLPAPKTSHEVCIEIVEIGRRLHARGWLAAADGNISYRMSDENILITPSGRHKGFLSETDICRMTVQNEILEGEPSSERLMHLAIFQNVNKAKAVVHAHPPVATAWTIARPELTELPAECLSEVILAAGRIPFVPYARPGTKQMGDYLLPFLPDCRLMILSRHGALAWGETLEEAYNGIERLEHAAVTLAYAESLGGLTMLPPEEIANLRRMRSNMDGRTL; this is translated from the coding sequence ATGTCGAGTGGAAGTAAATTGCCTGCCCCTAAAACATCACATGAAGTCTGTATTGAAATTGTTGAAATCGGACGGCGCCTGCATGCCCGCGGCTGGCTGGCAGCTGCAGATGGCAATATCAGCTATCGCATGAGTGATGAGAATATTTTGATTACTCCCTCTGGACGTCACAAAGGCTTCTTGTCAGAAACTGATATCTGCCGAATGACTGTCCAAAATGAAATCCTTGAAGGTGAGCCTAGCAGCGAACGGCTGATGCATCTCGCGATTTTTCAAAACGTTAATAAGGCCAAAGCCGTCGTTCATGCCCATCCGCCCGTTGCGACAGCGTGGACAATTGCCCGACCGGAGCTTACTGAGCTCCCGGCCGAATGTCTTTCGGAGGTTATTCTTGCGGCTGGGCGAATTCCGTTTGTTCCTTACGCACGGCCTGGCACAAAGCAGATGGGGGATTACCTACTTCCATTTCTGCCGGATTGTCGGCTGATGATATTATCTCGGCACGGTGCCCTTGCTTGGGGGGAGACTCTGGAAGAAGCTTACAATGGGATCGAGAGGCTGGAGCACGCCGCGGTTACGCTGGCTTACGCTGAATCCTTGGGAGGCCTTACGATGTTGCCGCCCGAGGAAATTGCGAACTTACGGCGGATGCGGTCGAACATGGATGGACGCACATTATGA
- a CDS encoding adenine phosphoribosyltransferase: protein MTNKLDSKFLKLISDVPNYPKPGVIFKDITPLLGSAHFPELIQELADLVRDLEFDAIAGVESRGFILGAAIAHETNVGFVPVRKKGKLPPPVFSQSYALEYGDDTVEVKGGKGKVVVIDDVLATGGTLKASAEVLTLAGYEVVGFAVLMNLKFLNQFSWNSLTAKSLIEISR from the coding sequence ATGACAAATAAACTTGATTCAAAATTTTTGAAGCTGATTAGCGATGTGCCCAATTACCCCAAGCCGGGTGTGATATTTAAGGATATCACTCCGCTTCTTGGCTCGGCGCATTTCCCGGAGCTCATTCAAGAGCTGGCCGATCTTGTGCGCGACCTTGAATTTGATGCCATTGCAGGAGTCGAATCGCGAGGATTCATTTTAGGAGCGGCGATTGCGCACGAAACCAACGTTGGATTTGTGCCCGTGCGAAAAAAAGGCAAGCTTCCACCGCCTGTGTTTTCTCAAAGCTACGCGCTCGAGTACGGCGATGACACTGTGGAAGTAAAGGGCGGTAAAGGAAAAGTGGTCGTGATCGATGACGTATTGGCGACCGGCGGAACGTTAAAGGCTTCTGCAGAGGTCTTAACATTGGCAGGCTACGAAGTCGTCGGCTTTGCGGTTTTAATGAATCTCAAATTTTTAAATCAGTTTTCCTGGAATTCTTTGACTGCGAAAAGTCTGATCGAGATTTCCAGATAA
- a CDS encoding nitroreductase family protein: MDLFEAVRTRRSIRRFTEKPVPEADIRAAIEAAILAPNSSNTQTWDFFWVRTADKKKLLIEACLSQSAARTAAELIVVSANPKNWRRSRPLLIEWVKRVGAPKPVLQYYEKLIPLMYRWGFFNLFGVSKMLAMSLVGFFRPVPRGPNTKRDMQEVAIKSAALAAQNLVLALTALGHQTCMMEGFDEVRVRRVLDVSRQNRIVMVIAVGEPQENGTWGAQFRIPTESVFHVR; encoded by the coding sequence ATGGACTTATTTGAAGCAGTTCGGACAAGAAGAAGTATCCGCCGATTTACAGAAAAGCCAGTACCAGAAGCCGATATTCGAGCTGCCATCGAGGCGGCGATCTTGGCCCCAAATTCTTCCAATACACAGACTTGGGACTTTTTTTGGGTCAGAACCGCCGACAAGAAAAAGCTCCTCATTGAGGCTTGCCTCAGTCAATCGGCAGCTCGCACTGCGGCTGAACTGATCGTCGTATCTGCGAATCCCAAAAACTGGCGAAGGTCCCGACCGCTTCTAATCGAATGGGTCAAGCGTGTGGGGGCGCCAAAGCCCGTCTTGCAATACTATGAAAAGTTGATCCCCCTTATGTATCGGTGGGGATTTTTTAACTTATTTGGAGTTTCAAAAATGTTGGCAATGTCGCTGGTCGGTTTTTTCCGACCGGTTCCTCGTGGCCCCAACACGAAGCGCGACATGCAAGAAGTTGCAATTAAGTCTGCAGCCTTGGCCGCTCAAAACCTCGTCCTCGCTTTAACGGCACTAGGCCATCAAACCTGCATGATGGAGGGATTTGATGAAGTCAGAGTTCGACGAGTGCTAGATGTTTCCCGACAAAATCGCATTGTCATGGTTATTGCGGTTGGCGAGCCACAGGAAAATGGCACATGGGGGGCCCAATTTCGAATACCGACTGAATCGGTTTTTCACGTCCGCTAG
- a CDS encoding aspartyl/asparaginyl beta-hydroxylase domain-containing protein — protein sequence MIYEKWDTRFDIQKLREHLEKHILPLESVQQSSSFGGWSVLSSNGSYKDGWLMGHKVIASEMSKEALNENLKNEGFLEIENYKHPTEICHGYLKEVADFLLSSGLNPRRLRMIRLTKGLRSSWHRDGPDNRYFVRLHVPIITNEGCIFETEEGSVHLPADGASYFLKVNRMHRVSNSGDADRFHLVMDVWDTGGVTQHHRFDGDINDR from the coding sequence ATGATTTACGAAAAGTGGGACACCCGTTTTGATATTCAAAAGCTTCGCGAACACCTTGAAAAACACATTCTGCCTCTCGAATCTGTGCAGCAGTCCTCCTCATTTGGCGGCTGGTCCGTTTTGTCGTCAAACGGAAGCTACAAAGACGGCTGGTTGATGGGCCACAAAGTGATCGCCTCTGAAATGTCGAAAGAGGCGCTCAACGAAAATCTGAAGAATGAGGGTTTCTTGGAAATAGAAAACTACAAGCACCCGACCGAGATCTGCCACGGCTATTTGAAAGAAGTCGCCGACTTTCTTTTGTCGAGCGGTCTGAATCCCCGCCGCCTGCGAATGATCCGGCTTACCAAGGGATTGCGCTCTAGCTGGCACCGCGATGGCCCGGACAATCGATACTTTGTTCGACTGCACGTTCCTATCATCACCAATGAGGGGTGCATCTTTGAAACTGAAGAAGGCTCAGTGCACTTACCGGCAGATGGTGCGAGCTATTTTTTAAAAGTTAATCGCATGCACAGGGTCAGTAATAGCGGAGACGCGGACCGATTTCATCTCGTCATGGATGTTTGGGACACTGGTGGAGTTACTCAACACCATCGTTTCGATGGCGACATCAATGACCGTTAG